A window of Argopecten irradians isolate NY chromosome 1, Ai_NY, whole genome shotgun sequence contains these coding sequences:
- the LOC138305836 gene encoding E3 SUMO-protein ligase ZBED1-like, which yields MMVRYLEQQPAITATLMSGDVRKHVKDLDTLREVDITNLEDAVSILKDMKDITAVLCDEKQPTVSLICPMKYKILKSMELVAGTEFSVIRQLKVAIQQNMKSRYNNHEVEQFLLISSALDPRFKSLPQLDDIHRQELHDVIIQKVLTQSTVQPHIKTEPVEDEPQPESTPETQPTLPTLDLMPSTSQLSSSQDSGISDTVSSGTGSTIKNLFGDVFITGTEPANKTPLNIATGEVQSYFSEPTPPLACNPLKW from the exons ATGATGGTTAGATACCTTGAACAGCAGCCTGCTATCACTGCTACATTAATGAGTGGGGATGTACGGAAACATGTCAAGGATCTTGACACACTCAGAGAGGTGGACATTACAAATCTTGAGGATGCTGTTTCTATTCTGAAAGACATGAAGGACATTACTGCAGTGCTATGTGATGAAAAGCAACCTACAGTTTCCTTGATATGTCCCATGAAGTACAAGATCTTGAAATCAATGGAATTGGTTGCAGGTACAGAGTTTTCCGTAATCAGACAGTTAAAAGTGGCAATCCAGCAGAACATGAAGTCCAGGTATAATAATCATGAAGTTGAACAATTTCTGTTAATTAGTTCTGCATTGGACCCTAGGTTCAAATCACTCCCCCAGCTTGATGACATTCACAGGCAGGAACTACATGATGTGATCATTCAGAAGGTGTTGACTCAG AGTACTGTCCAGCCACACATCAAAACTGAGCCAGTTGAGGATGAGCCACAGCCTGAATCAACCCCTGAGACACAGCCCACTCTGCCAACTCTAGACCTGATGCCATCTACTTCACAGCTATCTTCATCCCAAGATTCTGGAATATCAGACACTGTCAGTTCTGGAACAGGTTCTACAATAAAAAACTTATTTGGTGATGTGTTCATTACTGGAACTGAACcggcaaataagacccctcttAATATTGCCACTGGTGAAGTGCAAAGTTATTTCAGTGAACCCACTCCTCCGCTTGCCTGTAATCCTTTGAAATGGTGA